The following coding sequences are from one Paenibacillus tundrae window:
- a CDS encoding MarR family winged helix-turn-helix transcriptional regulator — MLNIEDNRELSLQLFVVLVRAYNSVTSKSNRDIQSHGLNTTEFGVLDLLYHKGPQALQKIGEKVLMSSGNITYVVDKLQNKNLLVRRASKEDRRVIYAELTEEGQELFTQIFPQHHQVIIDAVDGLEPSEKAAAIRLLKKLGLAAEGKTDLRS, encoded by the coding sequence ATGCTGAACATAGAGGACAATCGGGAACTTTCTTTACAACTATTTGTAGTTCTCGTCCGAGCATACAATTCCGTTACATCCAAATCCAATCGTGACATTCAGAGTCATGGGCTTAATACAACCGAATTTGGCGTACTTGACCTGTTATATCACAAAGGCCCCCAGGCTCTGCAGAAAATTGGGGAGAAGGTTCTAATGTCTAGCGGTAATATCACATACGTTGTCGATAAATTGCAGAATAAAAATCTTCTGGTTCGCAGAGCTTCCAAAGAGGATCGGCGTGTAATTTATGCAGAACTTACAGAAGAGGGACAAGAACTTTTCACACAAATTTTTCCTCAGCATCACCAAGTTATTATTGATGCAGTAGACGGATTGGAGCCTTCAGAGAAAGCGGCTGCAATTCGACTGCTGAAGAAGCTGGGACTTGCTGCAGAAGGTAAAACCGACTTGCGTTCATAA
- a CDS encoding amino acid adenylation domain-containing protein, with product METELPVLQIPLDFGRRQQSFVYESTHIPLQPALSHELTQKFGSALTYPALLSTYAALLFRLSGEQELAIGTLAPEHAVANVILQIHGKMTFRELIEQISEQLLNNNTTHPGAYPETIFMHNSVQLPQAPQILNWNIRDDRGQFILDSFYDASLLNEATIMRYAEYFETLLLAMIRNTDKSIGSVDILSASDRLLYREMNDTAVLEPEHQTIHGWFEAVAAEYPNSPAITSLSGKYTYRELNERSNQVARVLLSNGLQKGEFVSIFMERSLETIISILGILKAGGVYVPVDPEHPQERNSYIVEDTASSFVLTKDSSFTEASRLFSGITTVRQILSVDGRLAGFAASNPNVDVQPDDLAYIIYTSGSTGKPKGALVAHRGVTNLGSVVQRDCDIMPSDVLTQFATYSFDASVWDTIGALFYGAELYLLSAEERVSVEDFAAAIERTGTTIITILPTIFFNQLASYLSDEGFHKLAKVKIITVAGEALYGEQVRAFQRKFGNQIDIVNVYGPTECTVATTTHRISEQVPDHVVNMPIGRPIHNYKVYIVNEEQQLCPVGVPGEVYISTPALAKGYLNQPERTAQAFIENPFAMGEKIYKSGDIAKLLDNGLIEYVGRSDSQLKIRGHRIEIGEIEDHFARLEQIQDVAVIPKKESDGQNMLVGYFTSVDGSTLSVEEIKAQLAVKLPSYFVPKWICQLDEMPIAPTGKINRKAMVALPHEERHENRAERVLPATETETIILNAWKEILQHDDFGVEDSFFTIGGDSLRVIHVLVLLKPHYPLLKIADFFAEKTIRALARRVEKLALATEQSGSASSGTSGLITQLSEHPVELATQIGYPEILKPEHVLLTGATGYLGSHVLQQLILHSDTKIYTLVRRPSDGTTAMQRLSNVMQGYFGNEVALQLQSRVEIIEGDLEQPNLGLTSEQKTYVQVTIDRVIHCAADVRHFGDAAQFAKTNVEGTVALLDLIRSKPGASFHHVSTMGIPEDLALSGQWESSLQYDHFPADLHVENVYSDSKLEAEKVLMIAAEEGVPVSIYRAGNLTCHSKTGRFQSNIDSNAFYRMIKAMLLLGKAPAADWMVDFTPIDYASEAIVHLALREDTAGRVFHICNPESIRYDELIHSINRAGYEVETVPFAEYTQWLFDASISKDAEALQLAIAQLEGDGAKDSAYVYASPVTTAYVQPAGISCPKADDRFILNMLEHAVAIGYFPAAIKPTFGTSPTLE from the coding sequence ATGGAAACTGAATTGCCGGTACTTCAGATTCCGCTGGATTTCGGACGTCGTCAGCAATCATTCGTTTATGAATCAACGCATATTCCTTTACAGCCTGCCTTGAGTCATGAACTTACACAAAAATTCGGCTCAGCATTGACTTACCCTGCTCTCTTATCCACGTACGCCGCCTTGTTATTCCGACTTTCAGGCGAACAGGAGCTAGCCATAGGCACACTGGCTCCTGAGCACGCGGTTGCTAACGTGATACTGCAGATTCATGGGAAAATGACCTTCCGGGAATTGATTGAACAAATTTCAGAGCAACTTCTGAACAACAATACCACTCATCCTGGGGCATACCCTGAAACGATTTTCATGCACAACAGTGTGCAATTGCCTCAAGCTCCGCAAATATTAAACTGGAACATCCGCGATGATCGCGGCCAGTTTATCCTTGATTCGTTCTATGATGCTTCCCTGCTAAATGAGGCAACCATCATGAGATATGCGGAGTATTTTGAGACACTGCTACTCGCTATGATCCGCAATACGGACAAGTCAATTGGCTCCGTTGATATTTTATCCGCCTCTGATCGACTGTTGTACCGTGAGATGAACGATACGGCTGTTCTAGAGCCTGAACATCAAACGATCCATGGTTGGTTCGAAGCTGTTGCGGCCGAGTATCCTAATTCACCTGCAATCACGTCACTTTCAGGGAAATATACGTATCGAGAATTGAATGAGCGTTCTAATCAAGTGGCTCGAGTTCTTCTATCCAACGGTTTACAAAAAGGGGAATTTGTCAGCATCTTCATGGAAAGAAGCTTAGAGACAATCATCTCCATTCTGGGTATTCTCAAAGCCGGGGGTGTGTATGTTCCTGTTGACCCTGAACACCCACAAGAACGCAATAGCTACATCGTAGAAGATACAGCTTCATCCTTTGTCCTAACGAAAGATTCTTCCTTCACTGAAGCTTCACGTCTATTCTCGGGCATCACAACCGTGCGTCAAATTTTATCGGTAGATGGTCGTCTGGCAGGATTTGCAGCAAGCAACCCTAATGTCGATGTTCAGCCGGATGACTTAGCTTACATCATCTATACTTCGGGCTCTACAGGTAAACCAAAAGGTGCGCTCGTGGCTCATCGCGGTGTAACGAACCTTGGTAGTGTCGTTCAGCGAGATTGTGATATTATGCCTAGCGATGTGCTGACCCAGTTTGCTACATACAGCTTCGATGCCTCCGTATGGGATACGATTGGTGCCCTGTTCTACGGTGCTGAGCTTTATCTTCTATCTGCGGAAGAACGTGTATCCGTTGAGGATTTTGCTGCTGCAATCGAACGTACAGGCACAACGATCATTACGATTCTGCCTACGATCTTCTTCAACCAGCTTGCCTCCTATCTGTCCGATGAAGGTTTCCATAAGCTGGCTAAGGTCAAAATAATTACCGTTGCGGGCGAAGCACTATATGGCGAACAAGTCCGTGCATTCCAGCGTAAATTTGGCAACCAGATTGACATCGTCAATGTATACGGTCCTACTGAATGTACAGTAGCAACGACGACACATCGAATCAGCGAGCAAGTTCCTGACCATGTCGTTAATATGCCAATTGGTAGGCCAATTCATAACTACAAAGTTTACATCGTAAATGAGGAGCAGCAGCTCTGCCCGGTTGGCGTGCCTGGTGAAGTATACATCTCCACCCCCGCTCTGGCTAAGGGATATCTGAATCAACCCGAACGTACTGCTCAAGCCTTTATCGAGAATCCATTTGCGATGGGTGAAAAAATCTATAAATCTGGTGATATTGCTAAATTGCTAGACAATGGATTAATAGAATATGTGGGACGTAGTGATTCACAGTTGAAAATCCGCGGTCATCGGATTGAGATTGGCGAAATCGAGGATCATTTTGCACGTTTAGAACAGATACAAGATGTCGCTGTAATCCCTAAAAAAGAATCAGACGGACAAAATATGCTCGTCGGTTACTTTACCTCCGTGGATGGCAGCACATTGTCCGTTGAAGAGATCAAAGCACAGCTTGCTGTGAAGCTCCCTTCGTATTTTGTGCCAAAATGGATCTGCCAATTGGATGAAATGCCAATTGCGCCAACAGGTAAAATCAATCGCAAAGCGATGGTTGCTCTCCCTCATGAAGAACGTCATGAGAATCGTGCGGAACGTGTACTGCCTGCAACTGAAACTGAGACAATTATTCTGAACGCCTGGAAAGAAATCCTTCAACACGACGACTTCGGTGTCGAAGATAGTTTCTTCACCATCGGTGGAGACTCTCTACGGGTCATTCACGTGCTTGTTCTACTGAAGCCTCACTATCCACTATTGAAGATTGCAGACTTTTTTGCAGAGAAGACGATTCGCGCATTGGCACGTCGAGTGGAGAAATTAGCGTTAGCGACAGAACAGTCAGGCTCGGCTTCATCCGGGACAAGTGGTCTGATCACTCAACTATCCGAGCATCCTGTTGAGCTTGCTACACAGATCGGGTACCCTGAAATTCTCAAGCCAGAACATGTTCTCCTAACAGGTGCTACAGGTTACTTAGGCTCTCATGTACTTCAGCAATTAATCCTGCATTCTGATACGAAAATTTACACATTGGTTCGTCGTCCATCGGATGGAACTACAGCTATGCAACGATTGAGCAATGTGATGCAGGGGTATTTCGGAAATGAAGTGGCGCTTCAATTGCAATCTCGCGTTGAGATTATTGAAGGAGATCTAGAGCAGCCGAACCTTGGGTTGACTAGTGAACAAAAGACTTATGTACAAGTCACAATTGATCGCGTGATTCACTGTGCGGCAGATGTGCGGCACTTCGGGGATGCAGCTCAATTCGCGAAAACGAATGTAGAAGGAACTGTAGCACTGTTGGATCTGATTCGTAGCAAACCAGGTGCCTCCTTCCATCATGTGTCCACGATGGGGATCCCAGAAGATCTAGCGCTTAGCGGTCAATGGGAATCTTCATTGCAATATGATCATTTCCCAGCCGATTTGCATGTGGAGAACGTGTACTCTGACAGTAAACTTGAAGCTGAAAAAGTGCTTATGATTGCAGCAGAGGAAGGCGTACCGGTAAGTATCTATCGAGCCGGAAACTTAACATGCCATTCGAAAACAGGACGTTTCCAGTCCAATATTGACAGCAATGCCTTCTACCGCATGATTAAAGCGATGTTGTTGCTTGGCAAAGCTCCTGCTGCGGATTGGATGGTGGACTTCACTCCAATTGATTACGCAAGCGAAGCGATTGTACATCTGGCATTACGCGAAGACACTGCTGGCCGTGTATTCCACATCTGTAATCCAGAGTCAATTCGTTATGATGAATTGATCCATTCAATTAATCGTGCTGGTTATGAAGTTGAGACGGTTCCTTTCGCCGAATATACGCAGTGGTTGTTTGATGCTAGCATCAGTAAAGATGCTGAGGCGCTTCAACTGGCTATTGCTCAGCTTGAAGGGGACGGTGCGAAGGATTCAGCGTACGTATACGCCTCTCCCGTTACAACGGCTTATGTACAACCTGCAGGCATTTCTTGCCCTAAAGCCGATGATCGTTTTATTTTGAACATGCTTGAGCATGCGGTTGCGATTGGATACTTCCCTGCAGCAATCAAGCCGACATTCGGCACTTCTCCAACACTGGAGTAG
- a CDS encoding ATP-binding protein — protein sequence MSHENETNEKLRRTIEQLSDQIIRSKEDEERVLGEFSQMNNELVTLQRKLAKNNVSLEAAREEAVAAGESKSSFIAVISHDFRTPLNGILGMAELLQLSPLSEEQRNSVDVIQEAAKLLLKLIQDLLDMSKLEAKQLKLEIGDVDLQSILKYIMRLLEPKIQKNGNELIIDCDPRISSILQGDSTRITQVLINLIQNANKFTQQGSVCIRVKLMNDNELAQRIRFEVEDTGIGIAEEDLQKLFRPYAQTERGKAKEYEGTGLGLSICKSLVLLMDGDIGVHSIEGKGSTFWFELLLEKTAANQADISPDTASSDSQSLETVPETSLPILLADDNVINRQVVLMQLKKLGITEVDSVTNGEEAVAAYLSKKYSLILMDNMMPIMDGLEATRKIRAMEQDEMRHAIPIIAMTGNVLDGEKDKCLAAGMNDFIGKPFTLEALGNVIQKWQNTSEHREILNMSIVNEIAELNSEGDETLLEMLLDMYRSETPGKIEVLRRHIVSGDHLAAAEVAHDLKSGSLSLGIEYCSTLFARIEQLAKQGETIKAEPLLDQLMPAYKEACSALEKVI from the coding sequence ATGTCCCATGAGAATGAGACGAATGAAAAGCTACGGAGAACGATTGAGCAGCTATCGGATCAGATTATTCGTAGTAAGGAAGATGAGGAGCGTGTACTTGGCGAATTCTCACAAATGAACAATGAATTGGTTACCTTGCAGCGCAAGCTTGCAAAGAATAACGTCAGCTTGGAAGCGGCACGCGAAGAGGCTGTTGCAGCAGGGGAATCTAAGAGTTCGTTTATTGCCGTAATTAGTCACGATTTTCGAACTCCGTTAAATGGAATACTTGGTATGGCTGAACTATTGCAATTATCTCCTTTGTCCGAGGAACAGCGCAATTCGGTAGATGTCATTCAGGAAGCTGCCAAACTTCTGCTTAAGCTAATTCAGGATCTACTGGACATGTCCAAGTTAGAAGCAAAACAGTTGAAACTTGAAATTGGAGACGTCGACTTGCAATCTATTCTTAAATATATCATGCGTTTACTCGAGCCGAAGATTCAAAAAAATGGAAATGAGTTAATCATTGATTGTGATCCAAGGATTTCTTCCATTTTGCAAGGAGATTCGACGCGAATTACGCAGGTTCTCATTAATCTAATTCAGAATGCGAACAAGTTCACACAACAGGGTTCAGTGTGTATTCGAGTGAAACTGATGAATGATAATGAGCTTGCTCAGCGGATTCGATTTGAGGTGGAGGATACGGGGATCGGCATCGCCGAAGAAGATCTGCAAAAACTGTTTAGACCCTACGCTCAGACAGAACGAGGAAAGGCGAAAGAATACGAAGGCACAGGGCTGGGGCTGTCCATCTGTAAGTCTCTAGTTTTGCTAATGGATGGCGATATCGGTGTGCATAGCATTGAAGGGAAAGGGTCTACCTTTTGGTTTGAGCTATTGCTGGAGAAAACAGCTGCCAATCAAGCAGACATCTCTCCAGATACTGCTTCCTCCGATAGTCAATCCTTAGAAACTGTGCCTGAGACTTCGCTACCTATTCTCTTAGCAGATGATAACGTCATTAACCGTCAAGTCGTGCTGATGCAACTCAAAAAACTGGGGATCACTGAGGTCGATTCTGTCACCAATGGTGAAGAAGCTGTGGCTGCCTATCTTAGCAAGAAATATAGTTTAATACTGATGGATAATATGATGCCAATCATGGATGGCCTTGAAGCAACGCGCAAAATCCGTGCGATGGAACAGGACGAAATGCGGCATGCAATTCCGATCATTGCAATGACAGGTAATGTGCTGGACGGTGAAAAGGACAAGTGTCTTGCTGCCGGAATGAACGACTTTATTGGTAAACCATTCACCCTTGAAGCATTGGGCAATGTTATTCAGAAATGGCAGAACACATCGGAGCATCGTGAAATACTAAATATGAGTATTGTGAATGAGATCGCGGAATTAAATAGTGAAGGTGACGAGACACTGCTGGAGATGTTGCTAGACATGTATCGGTCGGAGACACCGGGCAAAATTGAGGTGCTGCGCAGACATATCGTTTCGGGTGATCATCTGGCTGCCGCAGAGGTGGCTCATGATCTGAAATCTGGAAGTCTCAGCTTAGGGATTGAGTACTGTTCCACCCTCTTTGCACGCATTGAGCAATTAGCGAAGCAAGGTGAGACGATTAAGGCAGAACCGCTACTCGATCAATTAATGCCAGCATATAAAGAAGCGTGCTCTGCACTAGAAAAAGTCATCTAA
- a CDS encoding GNAT family N-acetyltransferase, whose translation MKENPIVEGDLVLRCIEEADLPELYQLIYSEEVPEWKQWDAPYYPLEHESYTQYSQGIMKWIEASESSSDPISMRIVEVNGQIIGTISYYWEHQPSLWLEMGIVLYRSTTWSKGVGTRALQLWSSHLFNHLPIARVGLTTWSGNERMMRAATKAGLQVEGRMRKCRIVEGKHYDSIRMGMLREEWEQLSSPRV comes from the coding sequence TTGAAGGAGAATCCGATCGTTGAAGGTGACCTTGTACTTCGGTGCATAGAAGAAGCAGATCTACCGGAGCTTTATCAACTTATATATAGTGAAGAAGTTCCGGAATGGAAGCAATGGGATGCACCCTATTATCCGCTTGAGCATGAGAGCTATACTCAGTATAGTCAAGGTATAATGAAGTGGATCGAAGCATCAGAGTCCAGTTCTGATCCAATCTCCATGCGAATCGTTGAAGTAAATGGTCAAATTATTGGTACAATCTCATACTATTGGGAGCATCAACCATCGTTATGGCTTGAGATGGGAATTGTTCTTTATCGTTCTACGACGTGGAGTAAGGGTGTTGGCACCCGTGCGCTTCAGCTCTGGTCAAGCCATTTGTTTAACCATTTGCCGATTGCAAGAGTCGGGTTAACGACTTGGTCAGGTAATGAACGAATGATGCGAGCAGCGACCAAGGCAGGATTGCAGGTCGAAGGAAGAATGCGTAAATGCCGTATTGTGGAGGGGAAGCACTACGATTCTATTCGTATGGGAATGCTGCGTGAGGAATGGGAACAGCTGTCTTCTCCCCGTGTTTAG
- a CDS encoding cobalamin B12-binding domain-containing protein → MTHQEAGEQLLQSAGELADKVTDKQYLLQPDLMQRFGENGRMRTKQDSQYSLNYLAESVLVKSPNLFTHYISWLKTLLAGYNVSSEDLAVNLRLIRETLEEEFDNSSKDLVLDYLEMGVHQIHQRESAQGFIYDSLPYGKAAQAYLSALLDGKRREAYHIVETELEGGASIRDIYQYIFQPVQYEIGRLWQISQISVAQEHFCTAATQACISLLYPRWLVEAGHGKKLVAACVGSEQHEIGLRMLTDVFEMEGWDTYYLGANVPNGSLVEAIQRHKGDVVAISVTMTYHLHLAKELIQMIRSNPATAHVKIMVGGYPFNIDQDLWKTIGADGYAQGADEAVAVAETLLKNGTITDHIEMMTD, encoded by the coding sequence ATGACACATCAAGAGGCTGGTGAGCAACTGTTACAGTCAGCGGGTGAACTAGCTGATAAAGTTACAGACAAGCAATATTTGCTACAGCCGGACCTGATGCAACGCTTTGGCGAAAATGGGCGTATGCGTACGAAACAAGATTCACAGTATAGCCTGAATTATCTAGCGGAGAGTGTGCTCGTTAAGAGCCCCAATCTATTTACCCATTACATCTCGTGGTTAAAAACGTTGTTAGCTGGATACAATGTTTCCTCCGAAGATTTGGCTGTTAATTTGAGATTGATTAGAGAAACGCTGGAGGAAGAGTTCGATAACTCGTCCAAGGATCTTGTCCTTGACTATTTGGAGATGGGAGTACATCAGATTCATCAGCGGGAATCTGCACAAGGGTTTATTTATGATTCTCTCCCGTACGGTAAGGCTGCGCAGGCGTATTTAAGTGCTTTGCTTGATGGCAAGCGCAGAGAAGCTTATCACATCGTTGAAACGGAGCTTGAGGGCGGAGCAAGCATACGTGATATATATCAATACATTTTTCAACCTGTTCAGTATGAGATCGGACGATTATGGCAAATAAGCCAGATCAGCGTGGCTCAAGAACACTTCTGTACTGCTGCAACTCAAGCGTGTATATCCTTACTCTACCCACGCTGGCTAGTTGAAGCAGGTCACGGGAAGAAGTTAGTAGCAGCATGTGTAGGTAGTGAGCAACACGAGATTGGCTTACGCATGCTTACCGATGTTTTTGAAATGGAAGGCTGGGATACGTATTATCTCGGAGCAAACGTTCCGAATGGTAGTTTAGTAGAAGCGATTCAGCGGCACAAAGGTGACGTAGTTGCTATTTCAGTTACAATGACGTATCATCTCCATCTTGCTAAAGAGTTAATTCAGATGATTCGTAGTAACCCTGCTACTGCACATGTGAAGATTATGGTCGGGGGATATCCTTTTAATATTGATCAAGATCTATGGAAAACGATTGGAGCCGACGGATATGCTCAAGGAGCAGATGAAGCCGTTGCGGTGGCGGAGACTCTGCTAAAGAACGGGACGATTACGGATCACATAGAAATGATGACTGATTAG
- a CDS encoding methyl-accepting chemotaxis protein, which produces MSFFSKNLLLSFTNIVIIGVALIASSYYFQKTVLVDQLHGQVAVITQKWAEGINPSEVEAAIAEGSYDGTVQAKLRAYFDEMQEYYPNIAQAYIFGVELDGENQRNTSLVAMPTNLREAFQSDNVNIGDMYEQPVVVANALKEMLNTDRPTFTTFYKDDFGTWTTIAYPIKDSNGKIFSYFAIDADASAVPAGLSSLLKNGIIILVAFLLLFLIIQYLVVKNTLSPIRHLIKGIDDVSRGNLNVNIPTGKDDLGLVNEKFNTMVRKINDTIVKVQMTSHEVNQSAKELYEVSEKNSDHADTININVSQIASNIRAQEQATIDSARAMAEMATVIQTIASSSANVADEAYEMERRSQQGNTVVRQVSEQMTLITESVKNTASAINVLESRSQEIGDILNIISGISSQTNLLALNASIEAARVGEEGRGFAVVAGEVRKLAEQSEESTRQISVLIEEIQTEIKQAVRAMEQGTAEVDTGLDVADQTGQLFEEILEAAKKVSNQIQEVSSATQEISAGTEEMTATADDLSSSVSKTADSSERISSSVDEQKGSLITLVDSSNRLSSMSEELQELISHFNVSKG; this is translated from the coding sequence ATGTCTTTTTTCTCGAAAAATCTATTACTTTCATTCACCAACATCGTCATTATTGGAGTGGCACTAATTGCCAGCAGCTATTACTTCCAAAAGACAGTGCTTGTGGATCAATTGCATGGGCAAGTTGCAGTCATTACACAGAAATGGGCTGAGGGAATTAATCCATCAGAGGTCGAGGCAGCCATTGCGGAAGGCAGCTATGACGGAACCGTACAAGCTAAACTACGAGCTTACTTTGATGAAATGCAAGAGTACTATCCTAATATTGCCCAAGCCTATATTTTCGGCGTTGAACTTGATGGGGAAAATCAGCGTAATACATCCCTAGTCGCGATGCCAACTAATCTCAGAGAAGCTTTTCAAAGCGATAACGTAAACATTGGCGATATGTATGAGCAACCGGTTGTTGTAGCAAATGCATTGAAAGAAATGTTAAATACAGATCGCCCAACCTTTACTACATTTTATAAAGATGACTTTGGAACATGGACTACCATCGCTTATCCAATCAAGGATAGCAACGGCAAAATCTTCTCCTATTTCGCGATTGATGCGGATGCATCTGCTGTACCTGCCGGACTGAGCTCACTGCTCAAAAACGGTATCATCATTTTGGTAGCCTTTTTACTTTTATTCCTAATCATTCAATATCTCGTTGTCAAAAACACACTATCCCCTATTCGTCACTTAATCAAAGGAATTGATGACGTTAGCCGGGGTAATTTGAATGTCAACATTCCGACAGGTAAAGACGATCTCGGACTTGTTAACGAGAAGTTCAATACTATGGTTCGCAAAATTAATGACACGATCGTCAAAGTACAGATGACTTCTCACGAGGTAAACCAGTCTGCCAAAGAACTCTACGAAGTCTCGGAGAAAAACAGTGATCATGCCGATACGATCAACATCAATGTATCTCAGATCGCATCTAATATTCGTGCACAAGAACAAGCAACGATTGACAGTGCACGTGCAATGGCAGAGATGGCTACAGTGATTCAAACGATTGCTAGCAGTTCAGCAAATGTAGCTGATGAAGCCTATGAGATGGAGCGTCGTTCCCAGCAAGGTAACACAGTCGTTCGTCAGGTCTCTGAACAAATGACTCTGATTACCGAATCCGTTAAAAATACAGCATCAGCTATTAATGTACTTGAAAGTCGTTCGCAAGAAATCGGAGATATCCTCAATATCATCTCTGGTATTTCCAGTCAGACCAACCTGCTCGCACTGAATGCGTCCATTGAGGCAGCGCGTGTCGGTGAAGAAGGTCGTGGTTTCGCCGTTGTAGCCGGTGAAGTTCGTAAACTTGCTGAGCAGTCCGAAGAATCAACTAGACAGATCTCTGTGTTAATTGAAGAAATTCAAACCGAAATCAAACAAGCCGTTCGTGCGATGGAACAAGGTACAGCCGAGGTTGACACAGGCCTTGATGTTGCTGATCAAACAGGGCAATTGTTCGAAGAAATCCTGGAAGCAGCTAAGAAAGTTTCCAACCAGATTCAAGAAGTGTCCAGCGCTACGCAAGAGATATCTGCGGGTACTGAAGAGATGACTGCAACGGCTGATGATCTCTCATCCAGCGTAAGTAAGACTGCTGATAGCAGTGAACGGATCTCTTCTTCGGTTGACGAGCAAAAAGGTTCACTGATTACGCTTGTAGATTCTTCCAACCGACTGAGCAGCATGTCTGAGGAACTGCAAGAATTAATTTCTCACTTTAATGTAAGCAAAGGCTAA
- the rpiA gene encoding ribose-5-phosphate isomerase RpiA produces the protein MNLKQIAAERAAEYIQDGMKVGLGTGSTAYYAICKLGERVRDGLQIQAVATSEASDKLAREWGIPIIPFDQIGRLDITIDGADEVDPDFNLIKGGGGALLREKIVAANSDQLIIVADGSKAVDKLGRFPLPVEVVPFASEWTFKALESMGCSPEWRMNGDERYLTDNGNLIADCRMEAIEQAPELNIQLNMLPGVVDNGLFINMANIVILAKEDGSIDELHRSN, from the coding sequence ATGAATCTGAAACAAATTGCAGCAGAGCGGGCGGCAGAATACATTCAAGATGGAATGAAGGTGGGGCTAGGTACAGGCTCTACAGCTTACTATGCGATTTGCAAGTTAGGAGAGCGTGTGCGTGATGGCTTGCAAATTCAAGCTGTAGCCACGTCTGAGGCATCGGACAAGCTTGCTAGAGAATGGGGCATTCCAATCATTCCCTTCGATCAGATTGGACGACTGGATATTACCATTGATGGCGCCGACGAGGTTGATCCGGATTTTAATCTCATTAAAGGGGGCGGCGGTGCTCTCTTGCGTGAGAAGATTGTTGCAGCGAACAGCGATCAACTTATTATTGTAGCCGATGGTAGCAAAGCCGTAGACAAGCTAGGCCGATTCCCATTGCCGGTAGAGGTTGTTCCTTTTGCTTCTGAATGGACGTTCAAGGCTTTAGAAAGTATGGGCTGTTCTCCAGAATGGCGCATGAATGGTGACGAGCGTTATCTGACAGACAATGGAAATCTGATTGCTGACTGTCGGATGGAAGCGATTGAGCAGGCTCCCGAATTGAACATTCAGTTAAATATGCTTCCAGGAGTAGTGGATAATGGCTTATTCATTAACATGGCGAATATCGTCATTTTAGCGAAGGAAGATGGTAGTATTGATGAACTCCATCGTTCCAATTAA